In Anguilla rostrata isolate EN2019 chromosome 1, ASM1855537v3, whole genome shotgun sequence, a genomic segment contains:
- the si:dkey-92i15.4 gene encoding uncharacterized protein si:dkey-92i15.4: protein MDLYLESTLLPESSNHALAPVDAEQVSRISPAKTETHPTAGFVQSTAPRFRIRSAKSLSLDLGTRNKQKDLRKLVSIFEPGTGTEISRGSKADSQEGAVGTPTHKVSMVMNRQIPDTWITSKSEPWPKNPNQPKITAPEQMRRTDYTREVKPEPTDPMSQGGQSGQGTGRRGRSEWKTVNSSNRSKSLDWGSGVSHMDKGERTGLQGYRDNSGGFLPRRSESFERGRGGNNMTTPTTKKLDQNCTSVSSRINEYILGEEVELKNLKIVSADQPVILRRSRPVSLPLQMDNRGQSLPSRIKPRLSDREVEGDISVWGLHQSGRRIAGDVSSNKFIFGSVTSDMSTKRDAGSERLKIKRNSLPAEDLSQYRKGGEQSHRRSSFSNDPVLVSEPPRQWIGVPYEGRQGGTFPRRYSKEEKKDCETGSTWICRNGNDGSNISSLRSSNRAMAWSEWSGDRSPRRLQQTQTSLTERDEKDYRLLDRGRNSQPFSVKPRSVISTPKVTSPQQQVQSTLDSAAITVKDLPQTIQSKAVTDGWEKEREYKKGKGEMKVMGSDLDPEREEERNKIRHEGGFCDRKTEGKLRKHEESKQSCSKTKEPKPLKAKAFSERSPAVKFCEGTDSFSDSLPKMKLASVSQPASSALGGVNKESKQDLADFPGGRPEYSLVIQPTLKSSQPINWRGHKEKGEEQDDVFRLNSTPRVPGNRPNGEFKTGVDSTSSDNVRSKINRFETLSQQSRSMPPYHQLWSRRALSVPDHPTEVLGVTKSNSDKALGGIRRPGPVGPAEKQYFKRVGRGEADEGVRRNWEVRSSSVDEGEQRRDCRGREVLDSGISFPQQTKWSAYKDASYNSTINTEPQRDFKAPSDEPDSSRASQHETKYASGQQGEISKPVITKDRMPTLQTNYNNSNSNGVGRVTGITNISGKNTCDSKNISETDKGDKTRINSSSRSPFISNNKSYGTSGSTCPDKASERIPQTSASTRSTTEAAPPPVCRVNGIPSASSTPAPESAPRNSLLHPATSSSSTDPQLYSQVTHQNQAVGPKESYGAALARWSSDEDLWDDDDDDEGTEKGSNYDSDSGESSVTITSNMSQSDRLSFSVSLADLCNFGALDYKGQDDDPDDMDVEGRLSHRTASLSSDISALSSISIMPAEELDQLLDEVKGLGEETLQNYEDVQVVVLHKEVGCGLGFTVAGGVDQNKPITVHKVFPSGLASQEGSMREGDQVLSINGTALKDSAHWEALRILRRARTRPMAVVVLQKGGATETKKNSADCCQAAVDQHTAKKGRTIQVVLNKFSTDLGFSLEGGLGSNTGDRPLTVKKLFQGGPVDHVFPGDELLEIEGQTMQGLRRLEAWNLIKKLPPGPVDVVLNRPFRPQ from the exons ATGGACTTGTATTTGGAATCTACTTTGTTGCCTGAATCCAGCAACCATGCTCTAGCACCTGTAGATGCAGAACAGGTCTCCAGAATCTCTCCAGCAAAAACTGAAACCCACCCCACAGCTGGATTTGTGCAGTCTACAGCTCCAAGGTTTAGAATTCGATCTGCCAAAAGCCTTTCCCTCGACTTGGGCACTCGGAACAAGCAGAAGGACCTGAGGAAGCTTGTGAGTATCTTTGAGCCTGGGACTGGCACTGAGATCAGCAGGGGGAGCAAAGCAGACAGTCAGGAGGGTGCAGTGGGAACACCCACCCACAAGGTCTCCATGGTGATGAACAGACAAATACCAGATACCTGGATTACATCCAAAAGTGAGCCCTGGCCAAAGAACCCAAACCAGCCAAAAATTACGGCTCCTGAACAAATGAGACGGACTGATTACACACGTGAAGTGAAGCCTGAACCAACAGATCCCATGAGCCAAGGTGGCCAATCAGGGcaggggacagggaggagggggaggtcaGAGTGGAAGACGGTGAACTCCTCAAACAGGAGTAAGAGTTTGGACTGGGGAAGTGGAGTATCTCACATGGACAAGGGAGAAAGGACAGGGCTACAGGGATACAGGGATAACAGTGGTGGATTTTTACCCAGACGATCAGAAAGTTTCgagagaggcagaggtggaAACAACATGACTACCCCAACAACAAAGAAATTGGACCAAAATTGTACAAGTGTTTCATCCAGGATCAATGAGTACATTTTAGGTGAGGAAGTAGAACTGAAGAACCTCAAGATCGTGTCTGCTGACCAGCCAGTGATTTTAAGAAGAAGCAGACCAGTGTCACTGCCTTTGCAGATGGACAATAGAGGTCAGTCTTTGCCATCTCGGATAAAACCAAGATTGAGTGACCGTGAAGTCGAAGGGGACATCAGTGTTTGGGGCCTTCACCAGAGCGGAAGAAGGATAGCTGGGGATGTGTCttcaaacaaatttatttttggttcagTGACATCAGACATGAGCACAAAACGTGATGCTGGTTCAGAAAGGCTGAAAATCAAGCGAAACTCTTTGCCTGCTGAGGACTTGTCTCAGtacaggaaggggggcgagcaGAGCCACCGCCGCAGCTCATTTTCGAATGACCCCGTGCTGGTGTCAGAACCGCCACGTCAGTGGATCGGCGTGCCATAcgaggggaggcagggaggaacGTTCCCTCGCAGGTACAgcaaagaggagaagaaagactGTGAGACAGGAAGTACCTGGATTTGCAGAAATGGTAACGATGGAAGCAATATTTCCAGTTTGAGGAGCTCAAACAGAGCCATGGCATGGTCTGAATGGTCAGGGGACAGATCTCCTAGGAGACTACAGCAAACTCAGACTTCACTGACTGAGAGGGACGAAAAGGATTACAGATTATTAGACCGAGGCAGGAACAGTCAACCTTTCTCAGTTAAACCCAGATCTGTGATAAGCACACCGAAGGTCACATCACCTCAACAGCAGGTACAGTCTACATTAGACAGTGCAGCAATAACTGTTAAAGATCTTCCACAGACTATTCAGTCCAAGGCTGTCACAGATggatgggagaaagagagggagtataaaaaaggaaaaggggaaatgAAGGTTATGGGGTCAGATCTGGAtccagaaagagaggaggagaggaacaaGATAAGGCATGAGGGAGGGTTTTGTGACAGAAAGACTGAAGGGAAGCTAAGAAAACATGAGGAAAGTAAGCAAAGCTGCAGCAAAACCAAGGAGCCCAAACCGCTCAAAGCCAAGGCTTTCTCTGAGAGAAGCCCTGCAGTGAAATTCTGTGAAGGAACGGACTCATTTTCGGACTCGCTCCCCAAAATGAAACTGGCATCAGTATCACAGCCAGCAAGTTCAGCTTTGGGAGGGGTGAACAAAGAGTCAAAACAAGACTTGGCAGACTTTCCAGGAGGCAGACCTGAATATAGCTTAGTCATTCAACCTACACTCAAATCATCCCAGCCAATAAACTGGAGGGGACATAAGGAAAAGGGTGAAGAGCAGGATGATGTTTTTAGACTGAACAGTACACCCAGGGTTCCGGGAAACAGGCCAAATGGAGAGTTTAAAACAGGGGTTGATTCCACGTCTTCGGATAACGTGCGTAGTAAGATCAACAGATTTGAGACGCTGTCCCAACAGAGCCGGTCGATGCCTCCTTATCACCAGCTGTGGTCTAGGAGGGCATTGTCTGTACCTGACCACCCTACGGAGGTGTTAGGGGTTACGAAGAGTAATTCAGACAAAGCTTTGGGTGGGATAAGAAGACCAGGACCAGTGGGCCCAGCAGAGAAGCAATACTTTAAGAGAGtagggagaggagaggctgaTGAAGGGGTGAGAAGAAACTGGGAGGTGAGGTCTTCTTCTGTGGATGAAGGGGAACAGAGGAGAGAttgcagaggaagagaggtcTTGGATAGTGGGATCAGTTTTCCccaacaaacaaaatggagtgCTTATAAAGATGCTTCTTACAACTCCACAATCAATACAGAACCACAGAGGGATTTCAAAGCTCCTTCAGATGAGCCAGACAGTTCCAGGGCCAGCCAACATGAAACTAAGTATGCATCAGGACAACAAGGAGAGATTTCTAAGCCAGTTATTACAAAAGACCGGATGCCCACACTGCAAACCAACTACAACAACTCCAATTCCAATGGGGTTGGCAGAGTCACTGGCATAACAAATATCAGTGGCAAGAATACCTGTGattcaaaaaatatatctgaGACTGACAAGGGGGACAAGACGCGCATTAACTCTTCCAGTAGATCACCCTTCATTTCCAACAACAAGAGCTATGGCACTTCTGGCAGCACATGTCCTGATAAAGCTTCAGAAAGAATACCTCAAACTTCAGCAAGCACTCGAAGCACCACAGAAGCAGCTCCACCTCCTGTGTGCAGGGTCAACGGCATTCCATCTGCCTCCTCCACACCAGCCCCAGAGTCAGCACCAAGGAATTCCCTCCTTCACCCAGCCACAAGCTCCTCCTCCACTGATCCTCAACTCTACAGTCAAGTGACTCACCAAAACCAGGCCGTGGGCCCCAAGGAGTCCTACGGTGCCGCCTTGGCCAGGTGGAGCTCCGATGAAGATTTGTgggacgatgatgatgatgatgaaggaaCAGAGAAAGGTTCCAATTATGACTCAGACTCAGGAGAATCATCGGTGACCATCACCAGCAACATGAGCCAATCGGATCGCCTGAGCTTCTCAGTCAG CCTGGCTGACCTGTGTAATTTTGGAGCACTGGATTACAAGGGCCAGGATGACGACCCAGACGACATGGACGTGGAAGGTCGCCTGTCACACCGCACAGCCTCGCTCAGCTCAGACATCTCCGcgctctcctccatctccattATGCCCGCGGAAGAGCTGGATCAGCTGCTGGACGAAGTCAAGGGTCTAGGAGAGGAGACTCTGCAG AACTATGAGGACGTGCAGGTGGTTGTGCTACACAAAGAGGTGGGCTGTGGTTTGGGCTTCACTGTTGCTGGAGGAGTGGATCAGAACAAGCCCATCACC GTTCACAAAGTGTTTCCTTCTGGTCTGGCGTCCCAAGAGGGCTCAATGAGGGAGGGTGACCAGGTCCTGTCCATTAATGGCACGGCGCTGAAGGACTCCGCCCACTGGGAGGCGCTGCGCATTCTGAGGAGGGCTCGCACTCGGCCCATGGCTGTTGTGGTGCTGCAGAAAGGGGGCGCCACtgagacaaagaaaaacagtgcTGATTGTTGTCAGGCAGCGGTTGACCAGCACACTGCAAAAAAGG GCAGGACAATTCAAGTGGTGCTGAACAAATTCAGCACAGACCTGGGCTTCAGTCTGGAGGGGGGACTGGGCTCCAACACAGGAGATAGACCCCTCACTGTGAAAAAGCTCTTCCAAG GGGGCCCAGTGGATCATGTGTTTCCTGGAGATGAGCTCCTGGAAATTGAAGGTCAGACCATGCAGGGACTGCGGCGGTTGGAAGCTTGGAACTTGATTAAGAAACTTCCACCTGGTCCGGTGGACGTGGTGCTGAATCGGCCTTTCAGACCGCAATGA